A stretch of Gossypium hirsutum isolate 1008001.06 chromosome A06, Gossypium_hirsutum_v2.1, whole genome shotgun sequence DNA encodes these proteins:
- the LOC107934642 gene encoding organic cation/carnitine transporter 7, protein MGEDGTPTFTVDDALLHMGFGKFQILVLAYAGMGWVSEAMEMMLLSFIGPAVQSLWGLTSHQESLITSVVFVGMLVGAYSWGVVSDKYGRRKGFLITAIVTSGAGFLSALSPNYISLIILRCLVGLGLGGGPVLCSWFLEFIPAPSRGTWMVVFQAFWTFGTIFEASLAWFVMPRLGWRWLLALSSIPSSILLLFYVFAPESPRYLCLEGRKEEALVVLEKIARINGAKLPTGVLVSENEIELVGKSTPTEDTLLLQAEDNGYEAPKEMNPKAGGISTLLQLLSPELVRSTTLLWMVFFGNAFSYYGLVLLTTELHNGRNTCRPEELQTVKYEGVSYKDVFITTFAEFPGLLISAFTVDRFGRKFSMSAMFFLCCIFLFPLVVHQPQGLTTGLLFGARICITASFTVMYIYAPEIYPTSVRSTGVGIASSMGRIGGMVCPLVAVGLVHGCHQTAAIMLFEVIIFVAGICVLLFPVETMGRDLSDSISSSKQTSGSI, encoded by the exons ATGGGAGAAGATGGAACACCCACCTTTACTGTGGATGATGCCCTTTTGCACATGGGGTTTGGAAAGTTCCAAATTCTCGTGCTTGCTTACGCCGGAATGGGGTGGGTTTCGGAAGCTATGGAAATGATGTTACTCTCATTTATAGGACCAGCAGTTCAATCTTTATGGGGTCTTACTTCTCATCAAGAGAGTTTAATAACCAGTGTGGTTTTTGTTGGAATGCTTGTTGGTGCCTATTCCTGGGGTGTAGTCTCAGATAAATATGGAAGAAG GAAAGGGTTCCTCATCACTGCAATAGTTACTTCGGGAGCTGGCTTTTTGAGTGCCTTGTCTCCAAATTATATTTCATTGATTATTCTTCGTTGTTTGGTTGGTCTGGGTTTGGGAGGTGGCCCTGTTCTTTGCTCCTGGTTTCTAGAGTTTATTCCTGCCCCAAGCCGAGGAACTTGGATGGTTGTTTTCCAAGCATTCTGGACTTTTGGGACGATTTTTGAAGCCTCACTCGCATGg TTTGTGATGCCACGGTTGGGATGGAGATGGCTACTTGCTCTATCTTCTATCCCTTCATCGATTCTCCTTCTATTCTATGTATTTGCACCTGAATCACCCCGATATCTATGCCTGGAAGGTAGAAAAGAAGAAGCGCTCGTTGTTTTGGAGAAAATAGCGAGAATAAATGGAGCAAAATTGCCTACTGGAGTTCTTGTTTCCGAGAATGAAATCGAGTTAGTTGGAAAAAGTACCCCAACAGAAGATACATTGTTGCTTCAAGCAGAAGATAACGGATACGAAGCTCCTAAGGAAATGAATCCTAAAGCCGGAGGCATCTCGACGCTGTTACAACTTCTTTCTCCAGAATTAGTTCGGTCAACCACACTCTTATGGATGGTATTCTTCGGAAATGCATTTTCGTATTATGGCCTTGTATTACTCACAACGGAATTGCACAATGGACGTAATACATGTCGTCCGGAAGAATTGCAAACAGTAAAATACGAGGGCGTTAGCTACAAAGATGTTTTCATTACTACTTTTGCTG AGTTCCCCGGCCTCCTGATATCCGCTTTCACTGTCGATCGATTTGGTCGTAAGTTCTCAATGTCAGCTATGTTCTTCCTGTGTTGCATTTTCCTGTTTCCTTTGGTAGTCCATCAGCCTCAGGGTCTTACAACCGGCCTCCTCTTTGGTGCTCGAATATGCATCACTGCCAGCTTCACGGTTATGTATATATACGCGCCAGAG ATATATCCAACGTCTGTTAGATCAACTGGTGTTGGAATTGCGAGCTCAATGGGAAGAATTGGTGGGATGGTATGTCCGCTCGTGGCGGTAGGTTTAGTGCATGGATGTCATCAAACTGCCGCCATTATGTTGTTCGAGGTTATAATTTTTGTAGCAGGGATATGTGTACTTCTGTTCCCAGTAGAGACCATGGGTCGGGATTTGAGCGATAGCATTTCCAGTTCAAAACAAACGAGTGGGTCGATTTAA